Proteins encoded in a region of the Zea mays cultivar B73 chromosome 4, Zm-B73-REFERENCE-NAM-5.0, whole genome shotgun sequence genome:
- the LOC100284838 gene encoding pollen allergen Phl p 2 precursor — MASRSSILLAMVMLAALFVVGLCTTPLTFQVGKGSKPGHLILTPNVATISDVEIKEHGGDDFSFTLKEGPTGTWTLDTKAPLKYPLCIRFAVKSGGYRIADDVIPADFKADTTYKTTLSI, encoded by the coding sequence ATGGCCTCCAGGTCCTCCATCCTGCTCGCCATGGTGATGCTGGCTGCGCTATTCGTTGTTGGTTTGTGCACCACCCCCCTCACCTTCCAGGTCGGCAAGGGATCCAAGCCTGGCCACCTGATCCTCACCCCCAATGTTGCCACCATATCCGACGTGGAGATCAAAGAGCACGGTGGCGATGACTTCTCCTTTACGCTCAAGGAGGGCCCGACTGGCACCTGGACGCTCGACACCAAGGCCCCGCTCAAGTACCCCCTTTGCATCCGCTTTGCTGTCAAGTCCGGCGgctaccgcatcgccgacgacgtcatccCTGCCGATTTCAAGGCCGACACCACCTATAAGACCACACTCAGCATCTAA